GAGCAGCCGGTAGCCGTGGACGGAGAGTTGGCCGATCATCCAGCTGGGTGTGCGGCGGAATCGCTCGCCGCCCCAGGTCTGCTCGTTCGCGGGCATGTCGTCGGCCATGGAGATCAGGATATTTCATTTGCCCTCCTAACGATGAGCGGCTATCGTTCGCCTCACTAACGTTAGACCGGCAAACGATTGGCGGCAAGATGCCTCACATCGCTTCCATGCACTACACCGACGTCGGCGAGGGTGGCCGGCCGGTGGTGCTGTTGCACGGCAATCCCACGTCGTCGCACATCTGGCGCCACGTGATCCCGCACCTCACCGGCCACGGCCGGGTGCTGGCGCCCGACCTGATCGGCATGGGGCGGTCGGAGCGGCCGGACATCGCGTACCGGTTCGCCGACCACGCGCGCTACCTGGCCGACTGGTGCGACGCGCTCGGGCTGGGTGACGTGACGTTCGTCGGGCACGACTGGGGTGGTGCGCTCGCGCTCGACTTCGCCGCGCGACATCCCGGGCGGGTCGCGGGCGTCGCGCTGGTCGAGACGTTCCTGCGGCCGATGACCTGGGACATCTACGCCCCGGCCGCGGTGGACCTGTTCCAGCGGCTGCGCACGCCGGGCGAGGGCGAGCGGATGGCGCTCGACGAGAACTGGTTCATCGAGACGTCGCTGCGCCTGACCGTTCCCGACCTCACCGACGAGGACCTCGCGGTCTACCGCGCGCCGTACCCGGATCGCGAGTCCCGTCGCCCGTTGCTGCAGTGGCCGCGGGAGATCCCGATCGACGGCGCGCCGGCGGACGTGCACGCGCGCATGGTGACGTACGGGGAGTGGATGGCGACCACGCCGGCGGTGCCGAAGCTGTTGATGCTGATCGAGCCGTCCACCGGTCTGGTGCAGCCCGCGACCGAGCGGTGGGCCCGGGAGACGATCGCCGGGCTCGAGGTGGAGAGCATCGGCAAGGCCGGTCACCAGGCACCGGAGCAGCAGCCCGACGCGATCGGCCGCACGGTCGCGGCCTGGCTGGAGCGCCATGACCTCTAGGTGCACTGCCCACGGAGGTTGGTCGGTGGATTTGGCTCGAGCGGGCGAGCGCGCCGCTAGTCCGCGACGACCTCGAAGGCGAGATCCACCAGCGCGGGTACGGACGGGTGCGTCACCGGCTCGGGCCAGGCCAGCACGACCGTGACCGGTGGTGCGTCGGTCAGCGGGACGTAGGCGACGTCCGGGTTGGGGTAGACGGCGACGGTCGCCTCGGTGCTCACGCCGACCGCGCGGCCGGCCGCGATCGTGATCAGCCAGTCGTCGGTGTTGCCGACATCGATCACGCGAGCCGGGCCGGCGCCGGGTGGCCACAGGCCGCGGGTGGTGCTCCCGGTTATCGGGTTCATCGCGACCGGTTCCGCGGCCAGGTCCGCCAGGCTCAACTCCGGGCGGGCGGCGAGCGGGCCGTCCGACGGCACGACCGCGAACCGGTGCTCGGTGAGCAGCCGTGCGGTCCGCAACGACGTCAGCGTCTCCGGCGCCGGGTCGCGCAGGATCGCCACGTCGCTCCGGCCGCGCAGCACACCGGCGGACCGGTCGTCGTCCAGGCGGAGCAGTTCCAGCGGTACGTCCGGGTGGGCGCGGGCCCAGCGGCGCAGCAGCGAGGTGGTGTGCACGCCGAGCGCAGACCAGGCGTGGCCGAGCCGCAGCGGCCAGGTGCCGGCCCGAGCCGGGTCGAGTGCGGCGTCGACGGCCGCGACCGCCGCCTCCGCGCGCTGGCGATACGACTCCCCCGCCGCGGTCAGCCGCAGGTGGTGGGTGGAACGGTCGACGAGCCGCACGCCGAGGTGCTGTTCGAGTTGCCGGAGGGTGCGGGAGAGCGCGGGCTGGGTGACGTGCAACCGCGCCGCGGCGCGGGTCACGGTGCCCTCGGCCGCGATCGCCAGGAACGCACGCAGGTGCCGCAGGTCCGCGGTCATAACGTCAGAGCATAACCGCCGCCCGTTCGGCATTTCCGCGGCGCTTCGGCACCGGATAGCGTGACGTCACGTGACGGCTGACGTTCACGCACCCGAGACTCCCACCGCACCCTTCTCGCCCGCCCGCCAAAGACGCGGTGGCCTGCGCGGCGAGCTGGGCGCGGTGGGTCTGGTGCTCGGCGCGGCCGTTTCCGTCCAGTTCGGGTCCGGTCTGGCCACGCTGCTCTTCCCCCGGGCCGGTGCGGCCGGCATGGTGGCGCTCCGGCTCGGCGTCGCTGCCGTGCTGATGCTCGCGCTCTGCCGTCCTCGGCTGCGTGGCCGCTCGCGGGCCGACTGGCTCGCCGTGGTCGGGCTCGGCGTCGTCTTCGCGACCATGAACTCGGTCTTCTATCAGGCGATCGCCCGCATCCCACTGGGCCCCGCAGTCACGCTCGAGGTGCTCGGCCCGCTCGCGCTGGCCATCGTCACCGCCCGACGCCGCGGCACCTGGCTCTGGGCGCTGGTCGCGCTGGCCGGCGTGGCCCTGCTCGGCACCGGCGGTTACCACCGGCTCACCCTGCCCGGAGTGCTGCTGGCGCTGGCCGCGGGCGCGCTGTGGGCGGCGTACATCCTGCTCAGCTCGTCCGTCGGCACCCGGTTCGCGGGCGCGGACGGGCTCGCGCTCGCGCTGGGCGTCGCCGCGCTGCTGACGCTCCCGGTCGGCGCGGTCACCGCCGGTTCCGCGCTGGCCGACCCGCTGGTGCTCGGCCTCGGCTTCGCGGTCGCGCTGCTCAGCTCGGTGCTCCCCTACACGTTCGAGATGTCCGCGCTGCGCCGCCTGCCGTCGTCGACGTTCGCGGTCATGATGAGCCTCGGCCCCGCACTCGCCTGCCTGGCCGGTTTCACGGTCCTCGGCCAGTCCCTGAACTGGGTGGAGGCGCTGGCGGTGCTGCTGGTGATCGCGGCCAGCGTGGGCGCGGTACGCACCGACCGGCCGACCGCCTGACCACCCGACGAACCGCCCGCGGCACCGCACGGCACAGCGAGTTCCCGGGCATCGATCCCCGCGAGGCGACGGGCCCAGCGACCGGCTGGGCTCTTTATCCCTGATGTATCCGACATGCTGGCCGCCGAACGTGACGCGCACCGCGAGCGACCGCCCCGCGGTGCCGACCGGCTGCGGACTTCCCCCGGGCGCAAGCATCGGCGATGAGCTGCGGCGCGCGCACTCCCAGAACCGCCACGCCGCACGGACCCAACAGGCGGCACGGAACCGGCCACGCGGCTCGACTCGGCCACGCACGGAACCGGCTACGCGGCGCGGACATGGGCAGGCGTCACGAACCCAGCACGCGGCGCGGAAGCAGCCACGCGCGGAAGCAGCCACGCGCGGAAGCAGCCACGCGCGGAAGCAGCCACACGGCATGGAAGCGGCCAGGCTGCGCGGGAACACGGCACGGAAACAGCCCGAGGCTCTGATGCACCGATAGGTGACATCTGAGATGGCTTGCCATGACGGCGGGCTGGAAGGATGTTGCTGTGCCCAAGCCCTACCCCCGTGAGTTCCGCGATGACGTCGTGCGGGTCGCCCGTGACAGGGACCCCGGCGTGACGGTCGAGCAGATCGCGAAGGACTTCGGGGTCCACCCGATGACGTTGTTCAAGTGGCTGCGCCAGGCCGGCATCGAGGAAGGCGCCCAGCCCGGTGCGAGCCGCAGCGACTCGGTCGAGCTGCGTGAGGCCCGTAAGCGGATCAAGCTTCTCGAACAGGAGAACGAGGTCCTGCGCCGAGCCGCAGCATATTTGTCGCAGGCGAACCTGCCGGGAAAAGGCTCTACCCGCTCGTGAACGAGCTCGCCGACGACGGGATCCCCATCGCGGTCACGTGCCGGGTGCTGAACATCGCTCGACAGCCCTACTACCGGTGGCGTGCCCGCCCGGTCACCGACGCCGAACTGGCCGAGGCCTACCGGGCGGACGCGTTGTTCGACGCTCACCGTGACGACCCGGAGTTCGGCTACCGGTTCCTGGCCGACGAAGCCCGTGCCGCAGGCCAGGCGATGACCGAGCGTACTGCCTGGAAGATCTGTTCCGGCATGGGCTGGTTCAGCACGTGCAGCCGCAAGCGGCGGCGAGGAAAGGGCGGGAGGCCGGGCCCGCCGGTCCACGACGACCTGGTCAAACGCGATTTCACCGCGAGCGGCCCGAACCGGTTGTGGCTGGCCGACATCACCGAACACCGCACCGGTGAGGGCAAGCTCTACCTGTGCGCGATCAAGGACGTATGGTCCAACCGGATCGTCGGCTACTCCATCGACTCACGGATGAAGTCGAGGCTGGCGGTCAACGCCTTGCGCAATGCGGTCACCCGGCGCGGTGACGTGGCCGGTTGCGTGCTGCACACCGACCGTGGGTCGCAGTTTCGTAGCCGGAAGCTTGTCGGTGAACTGCACCGTCACGACATGATCGGATCGATGGGCAGAGTCGGTGCCGCCGGCGACAACGCCGCCATGGAATCGTTCTTCGGCCTGCTGCAGAACAACGTCCTCGACCGCCGGACCTGGCCCACCCGGCAGGCGTTGAGGACCGCGATCGTGACCTGGATCGAACGCACCTACCACCGCCGCCGACGCCAACGAAGCCTGTCCCGGTTGACCCCCATCGAGTACGAGACCATCATGACCCCACCGGCCAGTCAGGCCGCGTGACTTGACCTGTCACCTATTGGTGCAGCAGACCCCGACGGCACGCAACGGCCAGGCGACACGCAAACGGCCACCCGGCGCGGAAACAACCAGCCGGCGCAGAAGCAGCCAGCCGGCGCAGAAGCAGCCAGCCGGCGCAGAAGCAGCCCAGCCGGCACGAAAGCAGCCCAGCGGCGCGGAAACAGCCGCGCACGGAAGCAGCCACGCGGCGCGGAACCAGCCCACGGCGGAACCATCCCCACGGCGCGGAGGCAGCCACGCGGCACGGCACCAGCCCCACGGCGGAACCAGCCCCACGGCGGAACCAGCCACGCGGCACGAAAACAGCCCCACGGCGGAACCAGCCACGCGGCACGAAAACAGCCCCACGGCGGAACCAGCCACGCGGCACGGAAACAGCCGCGCGGCGCTGAGCTAACCGGCTACTCGGTCCGACGCGCGCGGCTACGGAACCGTCGCGTGGGTCGTGCACGCCCGGGCGTGGGAGGGCCCGTGGGGTTTGGCCGGGCCGGGACCGGCAGGGAGGAGCGCCAGCGACGACCGGTGCCCGCGGGAGCACTGGGAAGCGATCACGCCGGAAGCGGGAAATCCGCTTCTGAAGGGTCTGTCAGCCGGCCTTCGGCGTCTTGACCGCGCGCAGTTTCCGGCCGACCTGGCCCTCGCCGAGGTCCGGGACCGCGCCGAAGCGGCCCGCGAGGTACGACGTCGGCAGGTCCTCGTGGCGGCCGGGCTGGGCGGCGGTGAGCGGGAAGATGTCGCTGCAGCCGATTTTGTCCTTCTCGACGAGCCAGACCTGGCCGGGTTCGAGGAGGCGTTTGCCGCTCGGGGTGCTGAGCACGCTGACGTCGTGCGCGGTGAAGAGCAGTTGCGCGTCGTTCGTGTTGACCTCGGGGTCCTGGAAGAGGCGGACGACCTCGGCGGCGAAGCGCGGGTGGAGGCTGGAGTCGAGTTCGTCGACGAGCAGGACGGCGCCCTCGTCGAGTGCGAGCAGCATCGGGCCGAGCATGGCGAACCAGCTGCGGGTGCCGAAGGACTCGGATTCCCAGGGCATCGGGTACGCGGTGCCGTCCGCGCCGGTGTGGATGAGCTGGACGTCGGTGACGGTGCGGCCGGCGACGCGGGTCTCGACCGGTTCGACGCCCTCGATGCCGAGGTCGGCGGCGCGCAGCAGCGCTTCGATCCGGTCGCGTTGCGGGCCCAGCACGGCCTGGCGGGTGAACTCCTCGCGCTGGTAGCGCTCGTCCTCGGGGGTGAGGAACCAGAGGTTGCGCTCGAACCAGTAGAAGACCGGGGCCAGATCGGGGTGGTTGTTGGTGGCGGCGACGGTGAGGAACAGCGCGTTCGGCCGGGTCATCTTGACCATTGCGGCGCGGTCCTTGAGCCGGTCGCCGGGGAATTCGAAAGGCTGCCGGCGGGACGCGTCGCGGTCGAACCAGACCTGGCGGCGGCCGCGCGGATAGGCGTGCAGCCATTCGGCCACGACGCGGTCCGGGCCGAGCTCGAATCCGTAGGTGTAGCGAATGCCGTCGTTGACGAAATCCAGCTCGTAGAGCGACGTCTCCCGTTCGGCGGCGGGGTCGAGTGCGAACAGTTCGCGGGGCACGCCGCGCTGGGTGGCCCACTGGTAGTACGAGTCGAGCACGGCGGTGCGCATCTCGACGAGGCCCTTGAGGAGATTGGACTTGCCGGACGCGTTCGGCCCGAAGATGCCGATCAGCGGGTAGACGTCCATGCTGCGGCCACCGGCCACCGGCACCTGACGCGAGGCGTGGGCGGTCTTGCCGGTCGGGACGGCGAATGCCAGCTCCCGCTCTTCGCGGAAGGACCGGACATTGGCGACCCGGAACTTCAGCAGCATCTGATCTCCTCAGCCGCGATCAGCGTTGCCCGCCCTCAGATTTCTGTGTCGCTGTCGAAGCAGCCGCAAGCCGGGCGTGCTCGTGGCAGCACCCAAAGATGATGCCAGTACGGAAAGAAATCAACAAGATCGCTCGCGTTTTGGTGACGGGTGGCGGCATAAACGTAACGGAATGCTGAAGCCGCACCCCGAAATGAGTGACGGGGTGCGGCTTCAGCGATTTGTCAGACGGACAGCGAGTTCGCCGCGGAACCGACCGGCGCGGGCAGTTCGCCGGCCGCGCCGAGGTAGTTGTGCACGGCCGCGGCGGCCGCCCGGCCCTCCGCGATCGCCCACACGATCAGCGACGCGCCGCGGTGCATGTCACCGGCGACGAAGACGCCCTCGGCCGCGGTCTGCCAGCCGGCGTCCGCGTCGATCGCGCCGCGTGCGTTGCGCTCGATGCCGAACTGCTTCAGCAGCGGCTGCCGCTCGGTGCCCTCGAAGCCGATCGCCAGCAGCACCAGGTCGGCCGGGAGCTCGCGCTCCGATCCGGGCTTGACGCTCATGATGCGCCGGCCGTCCACCTTGGTCACCTCGACCTCGGCGATCCGGACGCCCTTGACCTGCCCGGTGCCGTCGTCGACGAACTCCTGGACCGCGACCGCGAACTCGCGGACGCCGCCCTCCTCGTGCGCCGGGTAGTTGCGCAGCACGTAGGGCCAGGTCGGCCACGGGTCGCGGATGCCGACGCGCGTGGTCGGCGGCTCCGGGTAGATGTCCAGCTGGTAGACCGCGGTGGCGCCCTGCCGGTGCGCGACGCCGAGGCAGTCCGCGGCGGTGTCGCCACCACCGATGATCACCACGGACTTGCCGGCCGCGGAGATCGGCGCGGTCTCCTGGAGACCGGCGACCACCCGGTTGGCCGGGACCAGGTGGTCCATGGCCAGGTGGACGCCGGTCAGGTCGCGGCCCGGCGTCTCCGGGGTGTCACGGCCGGTGAGCGCGCCGGCGGCGAGCACGACCGCGTCGTAGTCGCGCTTGATGTCGGCGGCGGACAGGTCGACGCCCACGTTCACGCCGGTCCGGAACACGACGCCCTCGGCCTCCATCTGGGCCATCCGGCGGTCGATGTGCTCCTTCTCCAGCTTGAAGTCCGGGATGCCGTAGCGCAGCAGGCCGCCGATGCGGTCGTCGCGCTCCAGCACGGTCACGTCGTGGCCGGCGCGGGCCAGCTGCTGCGCCGCGGCCAGACCGGCCGGGCCGGACCCGACCACCGCGACGCGCTTGCCGGACTTCGTCACCGGGACCTGCGGCGTCACGTAGCCGAGCGCGAACGCCCGGTTGATGATCTCGACCTCGACCTGCTTGATCGTGACCGGGTCGTCCGCGATGCCGAGCACGCAGGCACCCTCGCACGGCGCCGGGCACAGCCGCCCGGTGAACTCCGGGAAGTTGTTCGTGGCGTGCAGCGACTCGATCGCCGAGGCCCAGTTGCCGGTCCGGACCAGGTCGTTCCAGTCCGGGATGCGGTTGCCGAGCGGGCAGCCCTCGTGGCAGAACGGGATGCCGCAGTCCATGCAGCGGGTGGCCTGCTCCCGGATGAGCTGGTCGCTCGCCTCCGGGTAGACCTCCCGGTAGTCCATCAGCCGCACCGGCACCGGGCGGCGGGCCGGCAGCTGCCGGCCGTAGCGCAGGAAACCGTTCGGGTCAGGCACGTGCGACCTCCATGACCGCTTCGTCGACGTTTCGGCCGGCGGCTTCGGCGGCACGGATCGTTTCGATCACTCGCTTGTAGTCACGCGGCACCACCGCGACGAACTCCTCGACCGCGTCGGACCAGCGCTTGAGCAGGTCCTCCGCGACCGCGGAACCGGTCTCGGTGAAGTGCCGCCGGACGAGGCCGTGCAGGGTGGCCTGCTCCTCGTCGGAGAGCGTGGACAGCTCGACCAGCTCCGGGTTGATCCGGCGCTTGTCCGGGCGCCACAGGAACGCGGTGCCACCGGACATACCGGCCGCGAAGTTGCGGCCGTGCTGGCCGAGCACCACCACGGTGCCGCCGGTCATGTACTCGCAGCCGTGGTCGCCGATGCCCTCGACGATCGCGGTCGCACCGGAGTTGCGGACCGCGAACCGCTCGCCGGCCCGGCCGCGGATGAACAGCTCACCCTGGGTCGCGCCGTAGAGGATGGTGTTGCCCGCGATGATCTGGTCCTCGGCCGTGAACGGCGCGGACGCGTCCGGGCGGATGATCACCCGGCCGCCGGCGAGCCCCTTGGCGACGTAGTCGTTCGCGTCGCCGAAGATCCGCAGCGTCACACCGCGCGGCAC
This genomic window from Catenuloplanes niger contains:
- a CDS encoding haloalkane dehalogenase; its protein translation is MHYTDVGEGGRPVVLLHGNPTSSHIWRHVIPHLTGHGRVLAPDLIGMGRSERPDIAYRFADHARYLADWCDALGLGDVTFVGHDWGGALALDFAARHPGRVAGVALVETFLRPMTWDIYAPAAVDLFQRLRTPGEGERMALDENWFIETSLRLTVPDLTDEDLAVYRAPYPDRESRRPLLQWPREIPIDGAPADVHARMVTYGEWMATTPAVPKLLMLIEPSTGLVQPATERWARETIAGLEVESIGKAGHQAPEQQPDAIGRTVAAWLERHDL
- a CDS encoding AAA family ATPase, producing the protein MLLKFRVANVRSFREERELAFAVPTGKTAHASRQVPVAGGRSMDVYPLIGIFGPNASGKSNLLKGLVEMRTAVLDSYYQWATQRGVPRELFALDPAAERETSLYELDFVNDGIRYTYGFELGPDRVVAEWLHAYPRGRRQVWFDRDASRRQPFEFPGDRLKDRAAMVKMTRPNALFLTVAATNNHPDLAPVFYWFERNLWFLTPEDERYQREEFTRQAVLGPQRDRIEALLRAADLGIEGVEPVETRVAGRTVTDVQLIHTGADGTAYPMPWESESFGTRSWFAMLGPMLLALDEGAVLLVDELDSSLHPRFAAEVVRLFQDPEVNTNDAQLLFTAHDVSVLSTPSGKRLLEPGQVWLVEKDKIGCSDIFPLTAAQPGRHEDLPTSYLAGRFGAVPDLGEGQVGRKLRAVKTPKAG
- a CDS encoding IS3 family transposase (programmed frameshift), coding for MPKPYPREFRDDVVRVARDRDPGVTVEQIAKDFGVHPMTLFKWLRQAGIEEGAQPGASRSDSVELREARKRIKLLEQENEVLRRAAAYLSQANLPKRLYPLVNELADDGIPIAVTCRVLNIARQPYYRWRARPVTDAELAEAYRADALFDAHRDDPEFGYRFLADEARAAGQAMTERTAWKICSGMGWFSTCSRKRRRGKGGRPGPPVHDDLVKRDFTASGPNRLWLADITEHRTGEGKLYLCAIKDVWSNRIVGYSIDSRMKSRLAVNALRNAVTRRGDVAGCVLHTDRGSQFRSRKLVGELHRHDMIGSMGRVGAAGDNAAMESFFGLLQNNVLDRRTWPTRQALRTAIVTWIERTYHRRRRQRSLSRLTPIEYETIMTPPASQAA
- a CDS encoding EamA family transporter, with the protein product MTADVHAPETPTAPFSPARQRRGGLRGELGAVGLVLGAAVSVQFGSGLATLLFPRAGAAGMVALRLGVAAVLMLALCRPRLRGRSRADWLAVVGLGVVFATMNSVFYQAIARIPLGPAVTLEVLGPLALAIVTARRRGTWLWALVALAGVALLGTGGYHRLTLPGVLLALAAGALWAAYILLSSSVGTRFAGADGLALALGVAALLTLPVGAVTAGSALADPLVLGLGFAVALLSSVLPYTFEMSALRRLPSSTFAVMMSLGPALACLAGFTVLGQSLNWVEALAVLLVIAASVGAVRTDRPTA
- a CDS encoding LysR family transcriptional regulator, which produces MTADLRHLRAFLAIAAEGTVTRAAARLHVTQPALSRTLRQLEQHLGVRLVDRSTHHLRLTAAGESYRQRAEAAVAAVDAALDPARAGTWPLRLGHAWSALGVHTTSLLRRWARAHPDVPLELLRLDDDRSAGVLRGRSDVAILRDPAPETLTSLRTARLLTEHRFAVVPSDGPLAARPELSLADLAAEPVAMNPITGSTTRGLWPPGAGPARVIDVGNTDDWLITIAAGRAVGVSTEATVAVYPNPDVAYVPLTDAPPVTVVLAWPEPVTHPSVPALVDLAFEVVAD
- a CDS encoding glutamate synthase subunit beta, giving the protein MPDPNGFLRYGRQLPARRPVPVRLMDYREVYPEASDQLIREQATRCMDCGIPFCHEGCPLGNRIPDWNDLVRTGNWASAIESLHATNNFPEFTGRLCPAPCEGACVLGIADDPVTIKQVEVEIINRAFALGYVTPQVPVTKSGKRVAVVGSGPAGLAAAQQLARAGHDVTVLERDDRIGGLLRYGIPDFKLEKEHIDRRMAQMEAEGVVFRTGVNVGVDLSAADIKRDYDAVVLAAGALTGRDTPETPGRDLTGVHLAMDHLVPANRVVAGLQETAPISAAGKSVVIIGGGDTAADCLGVAHRQGATAVYQLDIYPEPPTTRVGIRDPWPTWPYVLRNYPAHEEGGVREFAVAVQEFVDDGTGQVKGVRIAEVEVTKVDGRRIMSVKPGSERELPADLVLLAIGFEGTERQPLLKQFGIERNARGAIDADAGWQTAAEGVFVAGDMHRGASLIVWAIAEGRAAAAAVHNYLGAAGELPAPVGSAANSLSV